CCGGCGACGTGGTCGTCCGCTACGGCCCCGCCTGAACCTTCTCCAGCCGGCGCTCCTCGGGCCCGGCCCGGGCCCGGTCGAGGAACCTTCCGGCCGCACCCTCGGAGAGGCCCCTTCGCGACCCGGACCTCGCCCTCGCACCTTGGCCCGTGGCCCTCGTCGAGGCCGCGCCCACGCCGCGGCGCGAGACGTGGCCCCGGGGTGGGGTGGGGCTGTCCCCACCCCCGGCGCGGGGCAGGCACCACCGGGCGGTCGGTGGCCGGCGCCATCGAAGGCGCCGGCCGGTTCCCGGACGATGGGTGGAGCACGCCGACGACTGCCCGAGGAGGCCGACCGTGCCCACCACCGCCCCCATCGCCACCCCCGCTCCCCCGGGGCCCGACCCGGCCCGCACCTCCGCCGTCCGGGCCTTCCTGGTCCGTAAGGTCTACGGGTCCGGTCCCGCCGCCGTGACCGCCCTGGACGACGTCACCGTGGGGGTGGCCCGGGGCAGCTTCGTGGCCGTCATGGGCCCGTCCGGCTCGGGCAAGTCCACGCTGCTCCACTGCCTGGCCGGCCTCGACACGGTCACCTCCGGCTCCATCGAGATCGCCGGTGTCGACCTCTCGACCCTGCCGGACCGGGAGCTGACGAGGTTGCGCCGCGACCGCGTCGGCTTCGTGTTCCAGTCGTTCAACCTGGTGCCCACGCTGACCGCGGCCGAGAACATGACCCTGCCGGCCCTGCTGGCCGGGCGGAAGGTCGACCCGGCCTGGATGGCCGAGGTGGTGACGGCCGTCGGCCTCGGCGACCGCCTCGACCACAAGCCCTCCGAGCTCTCCGGCGGCCAGCAGCAGCGGGTGGCCGTGGCCCGGGCCCTGCTGGCCCGGCCCGAGGTGACCTTCGCCGACGAGCCCACCGGCAACCTCGACTCCCGGGCCGGGGGCGAGGTGCTCGGCTTCCTGCGCCGGGCGGTCGACGCCATGGGCCAGACCGTGGTGATGGTGACCCACGACCCGGTCGCCGCGGCCCACGCCGACCGTGTCCTGTTCCTGGCCGATGGAGCCCTCGTCGACGAGATGTCCGACCCCACCGCCGCCCGCGTGCTCGACCGCCTGAAGCGCTTCGGCGACTGACCCAGCCCGCCCGCCGATCCCCGACCCGAGGAAGAACCCCATGTTGCGCATCGCGCTCCGCACCCTGCGGGCCCACGCCCGCCGCTTCACCTCCACCGTCGTCGCCGTGGCCATCGGCATCGCCTTCCTGGCCGGCGTCCTGGTCCTGGTGGCCACGTTCCAACGGAACTTCGACGACATGTTCACCACCGGCGCGGCCGGGACCGACGCCGCCGTCCGCTCCGACAGCGCCATCGACCTCGGCTTCGGCGACGCGGCCCGGGGGGAGGTCGACGCCTCGCTGGCCGAGGTCATCTCCGGGGTCGACGGGGTGGCCCAGGTCGCCCCGGTCCGCAGTGGCACGGCCCAGATCGAGGGGACCGACGGCGAGATCATCGGCGGGGGCGGCCCGCCCCAGGTCGGGTCCCAGTGGGTCGCGGTGCCAGCCCTCAACCCCTGGCGGATCACCGACGGCCGGGCCCCCGCCGGCCCGGAGGAGGTCGTGATCGACCGGGCCTCGTCCCGCCAGGGTGACCTGGAGGTGGGCGACACCACCCGGGTCTTCACCCCCGAGCCGCTGGAGGTCACCGTGGTCGGCGTCGCCACCTACGGCACGGCCGACTCCTCCGGGCCCCTGACCCAGGCCCTGTTCAGCGAGGAGGGCGCCGTCGCCCACCTGGGCGGCACCGCCGGCCACGTGGACAGCTTCCTGGTGGCGGCCGAGGAGGACGTGAGCCAGGAGCAGGTCACGGCGGCCGTCGAGCGGGCCCTGCCCGAGGGCACCGAGGCCGTGACCGGCGCCGTGCTGACCGAGGAGAGCCAGCAGATCGGCCGCGACTTCGTCGGCGTGCTGCGCCCGGCGTTGCTGGCCTTCGCCCTCATCGCCCTGGTCGTGGGGGCCTTCAGCATCTACAACACGTTCGCCATCGTGGTGGCTCAACGGACCCGTGACGCCGCCCTGCTGCGGGCTCTGGGCGCCTCCCGGGCCCAGGTGATCGGCTCGACCCTGGTCGAGGCCACCGTCGTGGGGCTGGTCGGGGCGGCCCTCGGGCTGCTGGCCGGCATCGGCCTGGCCGCCGGGATGAGCGCGCTGATGGCCGGCTTCACGGGCATGAGCTCGTCGTCGCTGGTGATCACCGCCGTCACCGTGGCCACTGCCTTGGTCGTGGGCACCGGCGTCACCGTGGTCTCGGCCCTCCTGCCGGCCCGCCGGGCCTCCAAGGTCCCCCCGGTGGCTGCCCTCCGGGACGTGGCCGTGGACGGGGGCCGGGTCGGTCGCACCCGCACCGTGGCCGGGCTGGTCCTGCTGGCCGTCGGCGTGGCCCTCGGCGCCGCCGTGGTGGCGGGCAGCTCCAGCACCGCGGTGGCCGGTGGCGGGGCGGCCCTCCTGCTCCTGGCGGCCATCGTCTTGGCCCCCGGCGCCGCCGGTCCCCTGGTGCGGGTGGTGGGCGCGCCCCTGGCCCGGCTCCGGGGCGTGACCGGGCTGATGGCCCGCCGCAACGCGGTGCGCAACCCCCGCCGCACCGGCAGCACGGCCACCGCCCTGATCATCGGCGTGGCCGTGGTGGGGCTCTTCACCGTGGTCGCCTCGTCGCTCCAGGCCTCGCTCGACCGCATCGTCGACGAGCAGATCGCCGGTGACGTGGTGGTCTCGGGTCCCGAGGTCGACGGCTTCGTGGGCCTGGCCCCGTCGCTCCAGCAGCGGCTGGCCGGCCTGCCCGAGACGGGGGCGGCGGTGGGCATCGGGTCCATGCCGGCCACCGTCGACGGGGAGGACGACTTCCTCAACTTCGCCGACGCCGCCGGCCTCGACCGGGTGATCGACCTGGACGTCACCCGGGGCCGGCCCGCCGAGCTGGGGCCGGGGGCCATCGCCGTCTCCCAGGGCTACGCCGAGGACCACGGGCTGGGCCTGGGCGACACGTTGCCGGTGCGCTACATCGACGGCCAGGCCGAGGATCTCACCGTCGGCCTGGTGTACGAGACCACCACCCTGGCCGGCCCGTACTTCGTGGACACGGCCACGGTGACGCCCCACGCCCCGCAGGTGGGGCCGACCCAGATGCTGCTGAAGGCGGCCCCCGGGGTGAGCCCCGAGCAGCTCGAGGAAGCGGCCCAGGCCGCGGCGGCCGACTGGCCCGGGAGCACCATCGAGACCCGGGCCGAGTTCGCCGAGACCCAGGGTCGCAGCGTCGACCAGATGCTGATGCTGATCTACGTGCTGCTGGCCCTGTCCATCGGCATCGCCCTGATGGGCATCGCCAACACCATCTCGTTGGCCACCCTGGAGCGTCGCCACGAGCTGGGCCTGCTCCGGGCCGTGGGCCAGACCCGCCGCCAGGTGCGATCCATGGTCCGCTGGGAGGCGATCATGGTCTCGTCGCTGGGCACGCTGGTCGGCCTGGCCGTGGGCGTGGCCGGGGCCTGGATGGTGGTCAGCGCGGCCGGCTCGGACTTCGACCAGGTGGCCGTCCCCCTCCAGCCGCTGGCCACCATCGCCCTGATCGGGGCGGCGGCCGGGGTGCTGGCCTCGGCCCGCCCCGCGGCCCGGGCCGCTCGCACCGACGTGCTCACCGCCATCGCCGCCGGGTAGGCCGGCCGTTCGCGGTGCCGGTCGCCCCGGGCCGGCACCGCCCTCCTCCCCGGCCGCCCCCTCCTCGGGTGGGCGGCCGGGGAACCGCCAGCTCCCGGGGCCGGCCGGCCGGCCCTCACCGCCCCGGACCGATGGGGCCCTCTCGTTCGGGATGCGTCGTCTCGTTTCGGGATACCGTCCGCGCCGTGGAGCCGTCGACCCCGCTGACCGACGAGGAGGCCATGGGCGTGGCCCTGGCCGAGGCCGAGGTCGCCGCGGCCCGGGGCGAGGTGCCGGTGGGGGCGGCGGTGGTCCTGGACGGCCGGGTGGTGGCCCGGCGGGGCAACGAGCGCGAGGCCTCCGGCGACCCCACCGCCCACGCCGAGGTGCTGGCCCTGCGGGACGCCGCCGCCGCGGTGGGCGACCGCCGCCTGCGGGAGGCCACCCTGGTGGCCACGCTGGAGCCCTGCCCGCTGTGCGCCGGGGCGGCGTGGGCGGCCCAGGTGGGCCGGATCGTGTTCGGGGCCGACGACCCCCGGGCCGGGGCCACCGGGTCGCTCTACAACGTGGCCGTGGACGTGCGCCTCAACCACACCTCGGAGGTCACGGCCGGGGTCCGGGCCGTCGAGTGCGCCGCCCTGCTCACCGCCTTCTTCGCTGCCCGGCGCTGACGCCGTCGCCCCGTCTCCTGGCCGGCCGCCGGGGGCGACCGGCTAACGTCTCCCGACGGAGGGTTGCCAGAGCGGACGAATGGGACGGTCTCGAAAACCGTTGTGGTGTCACAGCCACCGTGGGTTCAAATCCCACACCCTCCGCTCGAGACCCGGGTCCGCCCCGGGTCGCTCGTGAGGCCAGGGCCGCAGCCCGGGGCCCGGCTCCGCCGGTCACCCGCTGCGGCCCTCCTCGCGCCCCCGGCCGGGATCCCGCCGAACCCCCGCCGCGACGGGTTCGGCCGCCCGTAGCCTGGGCCGGCCATGCACCACGGACCGTCGATCCTCTGGGGGATGTCCCGCTCGGACCCGTCGTCCCTGAGCGGCGTCCACCTCGAGAAGGGCCTGGTGCGGCGCGTCTGGTCCTTCGCCCGGCCCTACCGGTCCCGGACGCTGGCCTTCCTGGCCATCATCGTGGTCGAGGCCCTGCTGGGCCTGGCCACCCCGCTGCTGATCCGCCAGATCGTGGACCACGCCCTCCCCCAGGGGGGCCGGCCCGCGGATGCCGACCTGCTCACCTGGTGCGCGGCCGGCATGGCCATCGCCGCCCTGGCCGGGGCGGCCCTGTCGCTGGTGGAGCGGGGCCTGTCGGCCACCATCGGCGAGGGCCTCATCTTCGACCTGCGGGCCGCGGTGTTCGACCACGTGCAGCGCATGCCCGTCGCCTTCTTCACCCGGACCCAGACCGGGGCCCTCGTCTCCCGGCTCAACAACGACGTCATCGGGGCCCAGCGGGCCGTCACCCAGACCCTGGGCTCGGTGGTGTCCAACGTGGTGGTGCTGGTCACCACCCTGACCGCCATGGCCGTGTTGGAGTGGCGGCTGACCCTGGTGTCGCTCCTGCTGCTGCCCCTGTTCGTGGTGCCGGCCAAGCGGGTGGGCCGCCGGCTCCAGTCCATCACCCGGGAGTCGTTCGACCTCAACGCCTCCATGAACACGACCATGACCGAGCGGTTCAACGTGTCGGGCGCCACCCTGGTGAAGCTGTTCGGCCGGGCCGAGGACGAGTCGGCCGGGTTCACCGAGCGAGCCGGGCGGGTGCGCGACATAGGGGTGCGCTCGGCCATGTACAGCCGCACCTTCCTGGTGGCCCTGACCCTGGTCGGGGCCCTGGGCACGGCGGTCATCTACCTGCTGGGCGGGCGGCTGGTGATCTCCGGCGCCATCACGCTGGGGACCCTGGTGGCCCTGGGCGCCTTCGTGGCCCAGATCTACGGGCCCCTCACCCAGCTCACCAACGCCCGGATCGACGTGATGAGCGCCTTCGTCTCCTTCGACCGGGTGTTCGAGGTGCTCGACGCCCCCCGGGCCGTCGATGACCGGCCCGGCGCCGTGGACCTGGTCGAGCCGGCCGGCCACGTCCGCTTCGACCACGTCGACTTCCGCTACCCGGCGGCCGCCGAGGTGTCGATCGCCTCCCTGGAGTCCGACGCCGGGGCTCCCCTCGGCCTGGAGGCCTCGCAGGAGGTCCTCCACGACGTCACCCTCGACGTCCCGCCGGGGTCCACGGTGGCGCTGGTCGGCCCCTCGGGGGCGGGCAAGACCAGCCTGGCCGGCCTGGTGCCCCGGCTCTACGACGTGACCGGCGGCGCGGTGAGGGTGGACGGCCTCGACGTGCGGGACCTGACCCAGCACTCGCTGCGGGCCGCCATCGGCGTGGTCACCCAGGACCCGCACCTGTTCCACGAGTCCATCGCCGCCAACCTCCGCTACGCCCGCCCCGGCGCCTCCGACGAGGAGCTGGTGGCGGCGTGCCGGGCGGCTCGCATCCACGGCACGGTGGCCGCCATGCCCGACGGCTACGCCACCGTGGTGGGCGAGCGCGGCTACCGCATGTCGGGGGGTGAGAAGCAACGGTTGGCCATCGCCCGCATGCTGCTGAAGGACCCTCGCATCGTCATCCTGGACGAGGCCACCAGCCACCTCGACACCGAGAACGAGGCGGCGGTGCAGGCCGCCCTGTCCGAGGCCCTGGATGGCCGCACCGCCCTGGTCATCGCCCACCGCCTCTCGACCATCGTCGACGCCGACCTCATCGTGGTGCTCGACCGGGGCCGTGTCGTCGAGCGGGGCGACCACGCCAGCCTGCTGGCCACCGACGGCCTCTACGCCGAGCTGTACCGCACCCTGCTGCGGGGCGAGCGGCTTCCCTCCTCGCCCGTGGTGGCGGCCGAGCCGGGACCAGCCGATCCGGAGCCCGCCGAGCCCCAGCTGTCCTGACCGGGAGCGGGCGGGCGCCGAACGGCCCGCCGCCGACCGGTCGCTCGATGCCCCCACTGGGCAAGGCCGTCGGGACGGCGCCGCCGGGCCAGCGGGGCGAGCGGCAGCGGGTGGTCGACGGGCCCCGGGCGGGCTCCTACGGTGCGGGTCGTGCAGGACGCCCTGTTCGGCTCCGACGCCGTCGTCGACCCCACCTGGACCGTCGCCGAGCTCACCCGCGCCATCGGCAAGGTCGTCGAGCAGGCCTTCCCGGGCGAGGTCTGGGTGCGGGGCGAGATCCGCGACCTGCCGCCCCCCGGTGACGCCCGCCGCACCCGCCCCCACCTCTACTTCGACCTGATCGAGCCGGGGCCGCCGGGGGCCCGCCCGGGGGCGGTGCTGCCCGTGGTGCTGTGGTCCACCGATCGCAAGCGGGTCAACGCCGAGCTGAGGCGCTCGGGCATCCGGGTCAGCGCCATGGACAGCGGCGTGGACGTGCGCATCCGGGGCCGGATCCGCTGGTGGGCGCCGGGGGGCCGGGTCCAGCTCCAGATGACCGGCATCGACCCCGAGTACACCCTGGGCCGGCTGGCCGCCGATCGGGCCGCGGTGGTGGCGGCCCTGGCCGCCGATGGCCTGCTCGACCGCAACGCCGCCCTGCCGCTGCCCCTGGTGCCGGAGCGGGTGGGGCTGGTGACCAGCCTGGGTAGCGCGGCCCACGCCGACGTGCGCCGGGTGCTGGAGACGGCGGGCCTGGCCCACCTCCTGGTCGAGGTGGACACGAGGACCCAGGGGCCCGACACCGTCACCACCGTGCCCCGGGCCCTGGCCGCGGCGGTGGCGGCCGGGGCCGAGCTGGTGCTGCTGGTGCGGGGGGGCGGATCGCGGGTGGAGCTGGCCTGGTTCGACGACGAGGCCGTGGCCCGGGCCGTGGCCACCTGCCCCGTCCCCGTGCTCACCGGCATCGGCCACGAGATCGACGACAGCGTGGCCGACCGGGTGGCCCACACCGCCTGCCCCACGCCCACGGCGGCCGCGGTCGAGGTGGTGGCGGCCGTGGCCCGGGCCCGGGACCGGGCCGAGGGGGCGTGGGCCGCCATCGGGGTCACCGCGCGCCGGGCGCTGGCCCAGCGCGTGGTGTCGCTGGCCACGACGGGGCGGCACACGGCCACCGTCACCGGCGCCACCCTCCGAGCCGCTGACGCCCACCTCCTCTCGGCCAGCCGGCGGGTGCACCGGGCCGGCCCCACGGCGCTGGCGGTGGCCGGGCGCCGCCTCGACGACGTGGCCGGGGCCGTGGGCCGCGACGCCCGGCGCGACCTGGCCGGGGCCGGGCGGCGCCTGGACGCCGCCGCCGGGGTGGTGGCGCGGCGAGCCGGGCCGGCCCTCGACCGACGCCACCGCGACCTCGAGGCGCGAGAGGCCCGGGTGCGGGCCTCGGACCCGGCGCTGGCCCTGGCCCGGGGCTGGTCCATCACCTACGGGCCGGGTGGGAGCCTGGTCCGCGACCCCGGCGCGCTGGCCCCGGGCGACGAGCTGCACACGGTGGTGGCGGCGGGGACGGTCCACAGCCGGGTGGAGCGGGCCGAGCCGGTGGCCACGGGCCGGGCGGCCGATGCCGGTGCGGGCGACCCCGATGGGGGAGGATCGACCGGTGCCTGACCCCGAGACCACCGACGCCGGACCCGAGCCGGCCAGCTACGCCGAGGCCACCGCGGAGCTGGAGGCCATCCTGGCCGAGATCGAGGACGACTCGGTGGACGTCGACGTCCTGACCCGGAAGGTGGCCCGGGCCGCCCTCCTCATCCGGTGGTGCCGGGGCCGGATCGACGGGGCCCGGGTCGACGTCGAGCGCATCGTGGCCGAGATCGATCCCGAGCCCTGAGGGGGGACGCACCGGGGCCGGTCGTTTGCCGGCCAGGGACCACGGGTACGGCTCGCACCATGGCGGCCCCCACCACGGCGGCGGCATCGCCTCCACGGTCCGCCGCGACCCCCTCCCCCGAACCACATCACGTCCTGGTCGCCACCGCCCTGGCCACCGGGCCGGAGGCACCGGCCCAGGCCCGTCAGGTCGTGCGTGACCTGCTGGCCCAGGGCCGACGGCCCGAGCTGTCGGACATGGCGTGCCTGCTCACCAGCGAGCTGGTGAGCAACGCGGTGGTCCACGGGGAGGGCAACCCGGTCGAGCTGGTGGTCGACCTCGACCAGCGCCGCCTCTCGGTCCAGGTGGGGGACGCCTCGGCCGGAGAGCCGGTCCCGGTCCTCGCCGGTCCCCTGTCCACCTCGGGCCGGGGCCTGGCCATGGTCGACCACCTGGCCGACTCCTGGGGCGTCACCCGGCGCCGGCGGGGCAAGTCGGTCTGGTTCGCCCTGGCCAACCCGGCCTGACCGCCCCCTGACCCCCCGGTCCCCGCCCCACCGGGCGCCGGGGCCGGTCCACACCCGTCCGGCCGGGTGCCAGACTCTCGGCCGACCCCTCCCTGGAGAGCCCTGTGCCCGACGAGATCCCCGGCGACGAGATCACCCTCACCCTCCCGGCAGCACCGGAGTTCGTCCGCATCGCGCGGCTGACCAGCGCCGGCCTGGCCACCCGGATCGGCATGGGCTACGACGAGGTCGAGGACCTGCGGATCGCGGTGGGCGAGGCGTGCTCGCTGCTCATCGGCGACGGCTCCCGGCCCGGCGCCCTGACCCTCACCTTCACCCTGGGGCCGGACACCGTCGCCGTCGACATCGCCGGTGGGCTGGCGGGACCGGGCCGGGCCACCGATCCCGACACGGAGCTGTCGGACCAGATCCTCGACGCCGTGGTCGACGACCACCGCGTCGACCTCACCGGCGACCGGGTCTGGATCGCCAAGCGCCACGGCGGGCCGGGGCCGGCGGGACCGGGGGACGGATGAGCCTGGACGGTGACGAGCGGGAGCACCTCCGCGAGCAGTTCCGGGAGTTCCAGCGCACGGGCGATCGGACCATCCGCGACGGGCTGATCGAGGCCCACCTGCGCCTGGCCGAGCACCTGGCCCGCCGGTTCAACAACCGGGGGGTCCCCCTGGAGGACCTCATCCAGGTGGCGTCCCTGGGCCTGGTCAAGGCGGTGGAGCGCTTCGAGCCGGAGCGGGGCCTGGAGTTCTCCACCTTCGCCACCCCCACCATCGTGGGCGAGCTCAAGCGCCACTTCCGCGACAAGGGCTGGGCCGTGCGGGTGCCGCGGCGGGTGCAGGAGCTCCACGTCGAGATCAACAGCCTGGTCGGCGCCCTGACCCAGCGGCTCGGCCGCTCGCCCACCATCGAGGAGTTGGCCCGGGCGTCGGGCACCTCCGAGGAGGAGGTCCTGGAGGCCATGGAGGCGGCCCAGGCCTACCGGTCGGCCTCGATCGACGCGCCGGCCGGCGGCGACGACTCCGGCCTGGGCCTGGCCGGCCAGCTCGGTGACGAGGATGCCAACCTGTTCGCGGCCGAGAACCGCATGCTGGTGGCCACGCTGGTCGACACGCTGCCCAAGCGGGAGCAGCTCATCATGCGGCTCCGGTTCTACGACGGCATGACCCAGTCCCAGATCGCCGAGCGCCTGGGCATCAGCCAGATGCACGTGTCGCGCCTCCTGGCTCGCAGCCTGGCCCAGTTGCGGGACCGGCTGGAGCACGAGGGCCTGGCCTGAGCCCCCGGCCCGTCAGCGGCCGGTCGAGCCGAAACCGCCGCTGTTCCGGTGGGATCCGGGGAGCGCCTCGCCCGGCGTGAACGTCGCCCGCTCGACGGCCTGGATGACCAGCTGGGCGATGCGGTCGCCCCGGCGCACCTGGTAGTCGTGGTCGGGGTCCAGGTTGACGAGCAGCACCTTCACCTCGTCGCGGTAGCCGCAGTCGATGAGGCCGGGCGTGTTGAGGCAGGTCACCCCGTGGCGCAGGGCCAGCCCGCTGCGAGGCTGCACGAACCCGGCGTGGCCGGCCGGCAGGGCCAGGGCGATGCCGGTGGGCACCAGGTCCCGGCCCCCCCCGGCGACCAGGAGCACGTCGTGCCGGGCGTGGAGGTCGGCGCCGGCATCGCCCTCGTGTGCGTAGGAGGGCAGCGGCAGGTCGGGGTCGAGGCGGATGACGGGCACGTGCAGCACCGGCGCATCTTGGCCGACCCGGCCCGGGCCGTCGACGGCCGACGCCACCAGGGCGCGCCGCCGGCACGTACGATCCCCCCCGTGCTGGTGTGGATGGACCTGGAGATGACGGGGCTCGACCCGGAGCGGTGCGCCATCGTCGAGATCGCCACCCTGGTCACCGACGACGACCTGACCGTGGTGGCCGAGGGTCCCGACCTGGTCATCCACCAGCCGCCGGAGGTGCTGGCCGGCATGGAGGCCGTGGTGCGGTCCATGCACACCCGCTCGGGCCTGCTGCCGGCCATCCAGGCCTCGACCACCACCCTGGAGCAGGCCGGCGCCGAGACCCTGGCCTTCATCAGGGAGCACGTGCCCGAGCGGCGCACCGTCCCCCTGTGCGGCAACTCCATCGGGACCGATCGCCGCTTCCTGGCTCGGTACCTGCCCGACATCGAGGGCTGGCTGCACTACCGCTCGGTGGACGTCTCCACCCTCAAGGAGCTGACCCGGCGCTGGTACCCGGGCCTGCTGGAGGAGACGCCCCGGAAGCAGACCAGCCACCGGGCCCTGGACGACATCCGGGAAAGCATCGACGAGCTGCGCTTCTACCGCCAGCGCATCTTCCGGGCCGAGGCCACGCCCAAGGCGCCATGAGGCCCGCCGGCCCGGCCGGCGGAAAATCGCTTGACGAGCCGCGACCGGTGCGGTTCGATGACCGGGCGCCCGGACCGCCCGGGCGCAGGCCCTTCCCGGCCCTTCCGAGCCCGAGGACCCCGATGCTGAACCGCAGCGACCAGGTCGAGCGCACCGCCGCCGCCGGTAGCACGCGCTCGTTCGCCGGGTACGCGCCGTCGGATGCCTCCGGTGCCGGGACCGTGTGGGGTCGCGTGTGGACCGCCATGCCGTCCATCGTGATCCCGACCACCAAGCGGCACGACCACAACCCTGCCCCATGGCCTGAGGAGGCGGTTCCCCGATAGGGAGCAGCCACTGAAACCTCCGAAGGCCGTCGGGATCTCCCGGCGGCCTTTCTGGTTTTCGGGCCCGGTCCCTCCCCTTCCCCACCCTTGCCTTCCCCCACCTCACCCGCCCCCACCACCCCACGACGACGACGACCGAGGAGAGACCAGTGACCGTGCTCGATGACCTGCAGGAGGCTGCGGAGGACCGCTCGTGGTGGGCCGATGCCCGCTGCGACGACGGGGCCGGCTCGCTCTCGGGCCTGTTCTTCTCCGAGGAGCTCCAGGACATCGCCGCCGCCAAGGGCATCTGCGCCCTGTGCCCGGTGATGGAGGAGTGCCTCGCCGGCGCCCTGGCCCGCCGGGAGCCGTGGGGCGTGTGGGGCGGCCAGCTGTTCCGCAACGGCCGCATCCTGGCCACCAAGCGCCGGCGGGGACGGCCCCCGAAGGTGGCCCGTCCCGAGGACGAGCTGCCCCAGGTGCCCGTCCCGGCCGCCCTGGCCGACGTCGTGGTCCGCCGCACGGCGTGACCCGGCCCGGGGCCGATCCGTCCGGTCCGACCGGCTGGATCGGCCCCCCGGGGTCGGTGCTAGGTTGCACCGGCCCCACCAGGGGTGCTGGTCCCGTGGTGCAGTTTGGAGTGCACGCCGGCCTGTCAAGCCGGAGGTCGCGGGTTCAAATCCCGTCGGGACCGCCACTGCCGTCGTCGCCACACCCGGCGGCAGCACGGCCGGATAGCTCAGTTGGCAGAGCGCACGCCTGAAAAGCGTGAGGTCACCGGATCGACGCCGGTTCCGGCCACCAGATCGAGCAGCCCCCGCCTCAGCGGGTGCGGCACACCCCGTCGGCCACCGCGGCGCCGGCCACGGCCGCCGCCACCAGCTCGACCACGGCCTTCTCGAACACGGAGGGCACGATGAGCTCGGGGCCGAGCTCGTCCTCCGGGACGGCGGAGGCGATGGCCTCGGCCGCCGCCACCTTCATGCCCTCGGTGATGGTGGTGGCCCCCGCGTCCAGGGCCCCCCGGAAGATGCCCGGGAAGGCCAGCACGTTGTTGATCTGGTTGGGGTAGTCGCTGCGGCCGGTGGCCATCACCGCCACCAGGCCGGCCGCCACCTCCGGCCGGATCTCCGGGTCGGGGTTGGCCATGGCGAAGACGATGGGGTCCGAGGCCATCTTCCGCAGGTCGTCGGCGTGGAGGAGGTCGGGGGCGGACACGCCGATGAACACGTCGGCCCCGGGCAGCACCTCGGACAGCGACCCCGACGCCCCGTTGGGGTTGGTGAGCTCGGCGAAGGCCCGCTTGGCCGAGTTCAGGTCCTGGCGCTCGCGGGTGACGGCGCCCTTGCTGTCGCAGCCGATGACGTCGCGCACCCCGGCGGCCATGAGGATCTTGGCGATGGCCACCCCGGCGGCGCCGGCGCCGGAGATCACCACCCGGAGCTCGTCCATGTGCTTGCCGACGATCTTGAGCGAGTTCTCCAGGGCGGCCAGGGTCACCACCGCGGTGCCGTGCTGGTCGTCGTGGAAGACGGGGATGTCGAGCCGCTCGCGGAGCCGCTCCTCGACCTCGAAGCAGGCCGGGGCGGCGATGTCCTCCAGGTTGATGCCGCCGTAGACGGGGGCGATGCGGACCACCGTCTCGACGATGGCGTCGACCTTGGCCTCGGGCGTGGTGGCATCGGTGGTGTCGATGCAGACCGGGAAGGCGTCGACGTCGGCGAAGCTCTTGAACAGGAGGGCCTTGCCCTCCATCACCGGCAGCGAGGCCTCGGGGCCGATGTCGCCCAGGCCCAGCACCGCGGTGCCGTCGGTGACGATGGCGACGGTGTTCTTCTTGATGGTGAGCTCGTGGGCCAGGTGGGGCTCGGTGGCGATGGCGGTGCAGATGCGGGCCACCCCCGGCGTGTAGGCCATGGAGAGGTCGTCGCGGTCGTTGACCTCGACGGTGGCCAGCACGTGGATCTTGCCGCCGGCGTGCATCTCGAAGGTGCGGTCGGCGAAGTCCAGGATCTCGACGCCCTCGAGCCGGGTGAGGGCCTCGCGCACCTTCTCGATGTGGGCGGCGTCGCTGCAGTTGACCACCACGTCCTCGTCGAGGACGGGGCCCTTGGCCTCGAAGCCGTGGAGCCCGACGATGTTGGCGCCGATCTCCCCCAGCGCCACCGACAGCCGACCCAGGGCGCCGGGCACGTTGGGCAGCCGGACGCGGAGGCGCACGGAGTAGG
Above is a genomic segment from Acidimicrobiales bacterium containing:
- a CDS encoding ABC transporter ATP-binding protein, with translation MPTTAPIATPAPPGPDPARTSAVRAFLVRKVYGSGPAAVTALDDVTVGVARGSFVAVMGPSGSGKSTLLHCLAGLDTVTSGSIEIAGVDLSTLPDRELTRLRRDRVGFVFQSFNLVPTLTAAENMTLPALLAGRKVDPAWMAEVVTAVGLGDRLDHKPSELSGGQQQRVAVARALLARPEVTFADEPTGNLDSRAGGEVLGFLRRAVDAMGQTVVMVTHDPVAAAHADRVLFLADGALVDEMSDPTAARVLDRLKRFGD
- a CDS encoding FtsX-like permease family protein; amino-acid sequence: MLRIALRTLRAHARRFTSTVVAVAIGIAFLAGVLVLVATFQRNFDDMFTTGAAGTDAAVRSDSAIDLGFGDAARGEVDASLAEVISGVDGVAQVAPVRSGTAQIEGTDGEIIGGGGPPQVGSQWVAVPALNPWRITDGRAPAGPEEVVIDRASSRQGDLEVGDTTRVFTPEPLEVTVVGVATYGTADSSGPLTQALFSEEGAVAHLGGTAGHVDSFLVAAEEDVSQEQVTAAVERALPEGTEAVTGAVLTEESQQIGRDFVGVLRPALLAFALIALVVGAFSIYNTFAIVVAQRTRDAALLRALGASRAQVIGSTLVEATVVGLVGAALGLLAGIGLAAGMSALMAGFTGMSSSSLVITAVTVATALVVGTGVTVVSALLPARRASKVPPVAALRDVAVDGGRVGRTRTVAGLVLLAVGVALGAAVVAGSSSTAVAGGGAALLLLAAIVLAPGAAGPLVRVVGAPLARLRGVTGLMARRNAVRNPRRTGSTATALIIGVAVVGLFTVVASSLQASLDRIVDEQIAGDVVVSGPEVDGFVGLAPSLQQRLAGLPETGAAVGIGSMPATVDGEDDFLNFADAAGLDRVIDLDVTRGRPAELGPGAIAVSQGYAEDHGLGLGDTLPVRYIDGQAEDLTVGLVYETTTLAGPYFVDTATVTPHAPQVGPTQMLLKAAPGVSPEQLEEAAQAAAADWPGSTIETRAEFAETQGRSVDQMLMLIYVLLALSIGIALMGIANTISLATLERRHELGLLRAVGQTRRQVRSMVRWEAIMVSSLGTLVGLAVGVAGAWMVVSAAGSDFDQVAVPLQPLATIALIGAAAGVLASARPAARAARTDVLTAIAAG
- a CDS encoding nucleoside deaminase, whose product is MEPSTPLTDEEAMGVALAEAEVAAARGEVPVGAAVVLDGRVVARRGNEREASGDPTAHAEVLALRDAAAAVGDRRLREATLVATLEPCPLCAGAAWAAQVGRIVFGADDPRAGATGSLYNVAVDVRLNHTSEVTAGVRAVECAALLTAFFAARR
- a CDS encoding ABC transporter ATP-binding protein, which produces MHHGPSILWGMSRSDPSSLSGVHLEKGLVRRVWSFARPYRSRTLAFLAIIVVEALLGLATPLLIRQIVDHALPQGGRPADADLLTWCAAGMAIAALAGAALSLVERGLSATIGEGLIFDLRAAVFDHVQRMPVAFFTRTQTGALVSRLNNDVIGAQRAVTQTLGSVVSNVVVLVTTLTAMAVLEWRLTLVSLLLLPLFVVPAKRVGRRLQSITRESFDLNASMNTTMTERFNVSGATLVKLFGRAEDESAGFTERAGRVRDIGVRSAMYSRTFLVALTLVGALGTAVIYLLGGRLVISGAITLGTLVALGAFVAQIYGPLTQLTNARIDVMSAFVSFDRVFEVLDAPRAVDDRPGAVDLVEPAGHVRFDHVDFRYPAAAEVSIASLESDAGAPLGLEASQEVLHDVTLDVPPGSTVALVGPSGAGKTSLAGLVPRLYDVTGGAVRVDGLDVRDLTQHSLRAAIGVVTQDPHLFHESIAANLRYARPGASDEELVAACRAARIHGTVAAMPDGYATVVGERGYRMSGGEKQRLAIARMLLKDPRIVILDEATSHLDTENEAAVQAALSEALDGRTALVIAHRLSTIVDADLIVVLDRGRVVERGDHASLLATDGLYAELYRTLLRGERLPSSPVVAAEPGPADPEPAEPQLS